A DNA window from Oscarella lobularis chromosome 8, ooOscLobu1.1, whole genome shotgun sequence contains the following coding sequences:
- the LOC136189964 gene encoding uncharacterized protein → MKNAVATHGPFSKLSASRAIDGNVSSCSAAYASSSPWLRVDLKTVYLITSVEVLFDSSGGDGAVVRVGSNLFNNGNVKWNRPNFPNGIIRSYTVIYQKAAAEKHDLYKVIVVKSNSLLVNLTDLQDSVSYIVWVCAVTISPGPYESIAMTTAPEALRPLSEEREKLPRAPLFSSVTVASTVLFVITLIAFVVLVVMYVRLRKRPKKSYCTGDKTNLYEMPSKVGGKGDIVPHPMTRSSAYEETTILKKQNGI, encoded by the exons ATGAAAAATGCAGTTGCTACTCATGGGCCATTCTCAAAACTCTCCGCCTCACGAGCAATCGATGGCAACGTCAGTTCATGTTCTGCAGCGTATGCGTCATCTTCTCCGTGGTTACGTGTCGATCTAAAGACCgtttatttaattacaaGCGTTGAAGTGTTATTTGATTCTAGTGGAGGAGACGGCGCGGTAGTTCGGGTGGGAAGCAATTTGTTTAATAATGGCAATGTTAAGTGGAATCGTCCTAACTTTCCTAATGGAATAATCAGAAGTTACACGGTGATTTACCAAAAAGCTGCCGCAGAGAAACATGATCTTTATAAAGTCATCGTCGTTAAATCGAATTCTCTTTTGGTGAATCTAACTGACCTTCAAGATTCTGTTTCGTATATTGTATGG GTTTGCGCTGTAACGATTTCTCCAGGTCCCTATGAAAGTATAGCAATGACCACCGCACCAGAAG CACTGAGACCTTTAAgtgaagagagagagaaattgcCTAGAGCCCCTTTGTTTAGCTCTGTTACAGTGGCTTCTACAGTTCTATTTGTCATTACTCTCATCGCCTTCGTTGTCCTCGTTGTGATGTATGTTCGACTTCGCAAGAGGCCGAAGAAGTCATACTGTACGGGTGACAAGACAAATCTTTACGAAATGCCCAGCAAAGTGGGCGGTAAAGGGGACATTGTGCCTCACCCAATGACGCGGTCCAGCGCATATGAAGAAACAACAATACTCAAGAAACAAAACGGTATTTGA